ATCGGGCCGTGGCCATGCCACCGGTGAGCCTGCAGCAAGCGGCCATGCTGGTTGGACAGCTCAAGCTTGCGCCGCTTCTCGACGGCCGTCGCGGCCTGGCTGCCGCCGATAAGCGGGCGCTTTACGAGGCGGTGGTGCGCTTCTCCCAAATCGGGGCCGATCTGGGCGATCTCATTGCGGAAATGGATGTGAACCCGCTGATCGTCAGCGAACACGGCTGCTTTGCGGTCGATGCGCTGGTGCTCGGCAAGGCAGCGCCTGATCAACAGGGCGCGGGAGTGGCAGGCGCATGAATTTCGAGCTGAGCGCGCGGGAAAAGGAGCTGGCGCGGCGGGGTCGCGCATTCTGCGACGACGTGCTGTTGCCCCTCGAGCTCATCACCGATGAGCACGGCGAGCTGCCCATGGAGCGGCGGGAGGCGGTCAAGCAGGCGGTGCGCGACTGGGGCCTGGCCGGCATCAACCACAGCCGGGAAGACGGCGGGCTGGGTCTCACCATGGTGGAGCAGACCGCCATCGAGGAGCAGTTGGGCCGCGCCACCAACGGCCTGTGGACCTGTGTGTGGCGCCCGCCGGTGAGCCTCAAATTCGGTACCGAGGCGCAGAAGAAGGCCTATCTGGTGCCGGCCTGCGGTGGCTATCGCCGTGGCGCCTTCGCCATTACCGAGCCGGACGCCGGCTCCGATCCGCGCCGGGTGAAGACCAGGGCCGATCTCAGAAACGGCACCTGGCATCTTTCCGGCGAGAAGTGGTTCGTCACCTCCTACAACGCCTCCGACTTCGTCATCGTCCACGCCCATGTGGATGGCGACCCGGACAAGCCGACCCTGTTCCTGGTGGACAAGCCGGCGGAGAACCTGACCCATGTCCGCTCGCCCAAGTTCATGCACAATTTCGCATTCGACCATGCCGAGCTGCACTTCGCCGAGACGCCGGTGGGGGAGGACAAGATGCTGGGCGCGATCGGCCAGGGGTTCGAGCTGACCAAGGACTGGTTCGTGGAGGCGCGGCTGCAAATCGCTTCCCACGCGATCGGCGCCGCGAGCCGGGCGGCGGAGATCGCCAATGACTATGCCACCACCCGGCACCAGTTCGAGCGGCCGATCCGCGACTTCCAGGGCATTGAGTTCATGCTCGCTGATATGGCGGTGGAGCTGTTCGCCGCCAAGTCGATGCTCTACCGGGTGGCCTGGGAGATCGACCAAGGGCTCGACCGCAAGCGGGTTCATGCCCATGCCAGTGCGCTCAAGCTCTATGCCTCGGAAGCGGCGGGGCGCATCATCGACAAGGCGCTGCAGGTCCTGGGCGGTCGCGGCTACATGCGGGAAAACCCAGTCGAGCGGCTCTATCGCGACATCCGTGTGGACCGCATCTGGGAAGGCACCTCCGAGATCCAGCGGGTGGTGGTGGCCGGGCAGATCCGGAAGCGGGGCCTGGGCATTTTCAGCGAGATCGATCCGGGGGTGGCTGCATGATGGTTCCGCGTCCGGCGTCAGGGGGCCCGTGATGGCTCGGCGGCACATCGAAACAGCCGCGCTGCTTGCTCCAGCGGTGATCACCCTGGCCGTGCTGTTCATCGTGCCGCTTGCGCGCCTGTTCTCGCTGGCCTTCACCGACCCAGGCGGCCCGTTCGCGACCTTTACGCTGCTCGCCGAAAGCCAGGTCTATCGCCGGGTGATGGTGAACACCTTCCTCGTGGCCATCGCCGTGACCGCCATTTCGGCAATTCTGGCCTGGCCTCTGGCTTATGTGCTGTCCCGCCTCAAGGGCATCTGGTTCGCGGTCGCGCTCTACGGCGTGCTGTTTCCCTTCTGGATCTCGGTCCTGGTCCGCACCTTCTCGTGGATGCTGCTGCTCGAGCGCAACGGGCCGGTGAACCGGCTGTTCATGGGACTGGGCCTCACCGACAATCCGCTGCCCCTGCTGTTCAACGACACCGGCGTGATGATCGGCATGATCCATATCCTGCTGCCCTACATGATCCTGCCGCTCTATGGGGCGATGGTTCGGGTCGATCCCCGCCTGCTGCAGGCCAGCGACGGGCTCGGGGCGAGCCTGTTCCAGACCTTCCGGCGCATCTACTTCCCGCTGTGCCTGCCGGGCCTGATCGGCGGAGCGACCTTCGTGTTCCTCCTGTCCCTGGGCTTTTTCATCACGCCGGCGCTGCTGGGCGGCGCCAACGCCATCACCCTGTCCATGCTCATCGCCAGCTTCGTGACCGACCGGCTCGCCTGGTCGCTGGCAGCCGCCGGGTCGCTCGCCCTCTTGGCCATGGTGTTCATAATCCTCGGGCTTACGGCAAGGCTGCTGCCGGTCGACAAGGGGATCTTCGCGCGATGAGCCGCCTGCCCCTGTCGCTGAGGATCATCTCCAATGCCTGCGCCAGCCTGGTACTGGCCTTCCTGGTGCTACCCATCCTTGCCGTCATTCCGGCTTCGTTCAACGCGGCGAGCTTCATTCATCTGCCGCCGCACGCCTATTCCGGGGTGTGGTACCAGCGGTTTCTCGACGATGGGGAATGGCGCAGCTCGCTCATGAACAGCGTCGAGGTGGGGCTGCTGGCGACCGTCATCGCCGTGGTGCTGGGGACTCTGGCGGCACTGGGCCTGCGCCGCATCGAGGGACGGCTGCGCGGCATCGTCACCGGCCTGTTCCTCGCCCCGCTGATCGTGCCGGTGATCGTTACGGCGGTGGCCATCTACCGCAGTGCCATCGATGTTCAGCTGAACGGCACCATTCTCG
The sequence above is drawn from the Rhodoligotrophos defluvii genome and encodes:
- a CDS encoding acyl-CoA dehydrogenase family protein, with protein sequence MNFELSAREKELARRGRAFCDDVLLPLELITDEHGELPMERREAVKQAVRDWGLAGINHSREDGGLGLTMVEQTAIEEQLGRATNGLWTCVWRPPVSLKFGTEAQKKAYLVPACGGYRRGAFAITEPDAGSDPRRVKTRADLRNGTWHLSGEKWFVTSYNASDFVIVHAHVDGDPDKPTLFLVDKPAENLTHVRSPKFMHNFAFDHAELHFAETPVGEDKMLGAIGQGFELTKDWFVEARLQIASHAIGAASRAAEIANDYATTRHQFERPIRDFQGIEFMLADMAVELFAAKSMLYRVAWEIDQGLDRKRVHAHASALKLYASEAAGRIIDKALQVLGGRGYMRENPVERLYRDIRVDRIWEGTSEIQRVVVAGQIRKRGLGIFSEIDPGVAA
- a CDS encoding ABC transporter permease is translated as MSRLPLSLRIISNACASLVLAFLVLPILAVIPASFNAASFIHLPPHAYSGVWYQRFLDDGEWRSSLMNSVEVGLLATVIAVVLGTLAALGLRRIEGRLRGIVTGLFLAPLIVPVIVTAVAIYRSAIDVQLNGTILGMSLSHVVLALPFVVINVGIALRAVSESWLRAAAGLGAGPWKIFRTITLPNILPGIVGGAIFSFITSFDEVVIAVFMAGYGNKTLPVKMWESVRLEFTPVIAVAATVMIALALLLFVAAERASRAGRGQPS
- a CDS encoding ABC transporter permease, translating into MARRHIETAALLAPAVITLAVLFIVPLARLFSLAFTDPGGPFATFTLLAESQVYRRVMVNTFLVAIAVTAISAILAWPLAYVLSRLKGIWFAVALYGVLFPFWISVLVRTFSWMLLLERNGPVNRLFMGLGLTDNPLPLLFNDTGVMIGMIHILLPYMILPLYGAMVRVDPRLLQASDGLGASLFQTFRRIYFPLCLPGLIGGATFVFLLSLGFFITPALLGGANAITLSMLIASFVTDRLAWSLAAAGSLALLAMVFIILGLTARLLPVDKGIFAR